The Providencia rettgeri genome includes a window with the following:
- a CDS encoding Domain of uncharacterised function (DUF1983) — protein MARTIANAESSLAEMGMQLTAEYGNQSVEQLRIKASITRLDTVTANKFQSFAQSIEKLETQFNDVNATITTLKKTVSDNEKSQAEVNELIKSEVGENKSAIELRGQTVFDHKGNGSAIYTIKTGINWNGQYYDAKFLMGATVQNGKVVTQIGFSADTFGIFNPYSGKLEPVFFVENGQVFINEAFINKATIEKLLVGVEIKSKRYEKGKVGYRLDAETGSAEFNKLEVYGDFKVSGDAGRVILDATGLMIYDQSGRWAVKVGGNHE, from the coding sequence TTGGCACGCACAATTGCCAATGCTGAAAGCTCACTAGCAGAAATGGGGATGCAGCTGACAGCGGAATATGGCAACCAATCGGTTGAGCAATTAAGAATAAAAGCGTCTATTACTCGACTCGATACTGTTACAGCTAACAAATTCCAATCATTTGCACAGTCTATTGAAAAGCTAGAAACGCAGTTTAATGATGTGAATGCAACTATCACAACACTTAAGAAAACGGTGTCTGATAATGAGAAGTCACAAGCGGAAGTTAACGAACTCATTAAGTCAGAAGTGGGTGAGAATAAATCTGCAATTGAATTGCGTGGGCAAACCGTTTTCGATCACAAAGGAAATGGCTCTGCTATCTACACAATTAAGACGGGTATTAACTGGAACGGCCAATACTATGACGCTAAGTTTCTCATGGGCGCAACTGTTCAGAATGGAAAAGTGGTTACACAAATTGGTTTCAGTGCGGATACCTTCGGTATTTTCAATCCATACAGTGGCAAGTTAGAACCCGTCTTTTTTGTTGAAAATGGTCAGGTGTTCATCAATGAAGCGTTTATTAACAAAGCCACAATTGAAAAGCTTCTGGTTGGTGTAGAAATCAAGTCAAAACGCTATGAAAAAGGCAAGGTTGGTTATCGGCTTGATGCGGAAACAGGTAGCGCAGAATTCAATAAACTGGAAGTCTACGGTGATTTTAAGGTGAGCGGTGATGCTGGGCGTGTCATTTTAGATGCAACAGGGTTGATGATTTATGACCAATCAGGGCGATGGGCGGTTAAAGTTGGAGGAAACCATGAGTGA
- a CDS encoding phage minor tail protein L, whose product MNITSDVQKLEAGNKIQLIEVDASEFDGPVLRFHGYNLRHTVTEIESAEDELKPKSIWWQGNEYGAWPYKIEGMAKSGDGAQSRPKLQVSNVDSVISSLCLQFDDMAKAKVTVYETFSHYLDAKNFTEGNPTANPSEFFSQVYYIDQKTSEVAGEAIEFELSSPFDLQGIMIPVRQIHNLCYWCMKGDYRSGNGCSYSGNKYFNERGEPIDDPSLDKCGGLISDCKKRFGENEPLDFGGFPAAGLIR is encoded by the coding sequence ATGAATATTACATCTGACGTTCAAAAGCTCGAAGCGGGTAATAAAATTCAACTCATTGAAGTTGATGCTAGCGAGTTCGACGGACCTGTATTGCGCTTTCATGGCTATAACCTACGACATACCGTGACTGAAATTGAATCGGCAGAGGATGAATTAAAACCCAAGTCGATTTGGTGGCAGGGCAATGAATATGGCGCATGGCCATACAAAATAGAAGGTATGGCTAAAAGTGGAGACGGGGCTCAGTCACGGCCTAAATTGCAGGTCTCAAATGTGGATAGTGTTATTTCGTCATTGTGCTTGCAGTTTGATGATATGGCAAAAGCGAAAGTCACTGTTTATGAGACATTCAGCCATTATCTTGATGCAAAAAATTTCACTGAAGGTAATCCAACCGCTAACCCGAGTGAATTTTTCTCTCAAGTTTATTACATCGACCAAAAGACAAGCGAAGTGGCTGGCGAAGCTATTGAGTTTGAGCTATCTAGCCCGTTTGATTTACAGGGAATTATGATACCCGTTCGCCAGATACATAATCTGTGTTATTGGTGTATGAAAGGCGATTATCGCAGTGGTAATGGGTGTTCTTATTCGGGCAACAAGTACTTCAATGAACGGGGTGAGCCTATCGATGATCCATCACTAGATAAATGTGGTGGGCTTATCAGTGATTGCAAAAAACGCTTTGGTGAGAATGAACCTTTGGACTTCGGAGGGTTCCCTGCAGCAGGATTAATACGATGA
- a CDS encoding Phage-related protein, tail component, which translates to MNELKTIRLYGQLGTLFGREHKLAIDSPREAIKALSVLYEGFEQFLANAHLKGLEFAVFKGKRNITEDELHLDTCEDIRIVPVIKGSKRGGFFQTILGVAMIGAAMMIGPAGWAAFSAGGVLGGGLALGGAAVALGGVIQLLSPQPPGLSMRQDADNKPSYAFGGAVNTTAQGNPVPLFYGLDRREIGGAIISAGIYTEDQQ; encoded by the coding sequence ATGAATGAACTCAAAACTATTCGTCTTTATGGTCAACTCGGCACTCTATTTGGGCGAGAGCATAAATTAGCGATTGATTCCCCCCGTGAAGCCATAAAAGCATTATCTGTGCTCTATGAAGGTTTTGAGCAGTTTTTGGCTAATGCACACCTTAAAGGGCTGGAGTTCGCCGTATTTAAAGGTAAGCGCAATATTACCGAGGATGAGCTACACCTTGATACCTGCGAAGATATTCGCATCGTACCCGTGATTAAAGGTAGTAAACGAGGCGGATTTTTCCAGACTATTTTAGGTGTGGCCATGATTGGTGCCGCAATGATGATAGGCCCTGCGGGATGGGCGGCATTCAGTGCGGGCGGTGTTTTGGGTGGTGGTCTGGCGCTTGGTGGGGCTGCAGTCGCGCTAGGTGGTGTCATTCAATTATTATCTCCTCAGCCTCCTGGTCTTTCCATGCGTCAAGATGCTGACAATAAACCTTCTTATGCGTTCGGTGGGGCGGTGAATACCACTGCGCAAGGTAATCCGGTACCGTTATTTTACGGGCTAGACCGACGAGAAATAGGTGGCGCCATTATCTCAGCAGGGATATACACCGAAGATCAGCAATAA
- a CDS encoding Fibronectin type III domain, whose amino-acid sequence MAVVAEVIDAKLRYPNTALLFITFNARQFNNRIPKISVRPKGGILVKVPTNYDPINRTYSGVWDGTFKLAATNNPAWVFYDLVLNNRYGCGDRIKASQVEKWDLYKIAQYCDELVPDGRGGDGKEPRFLCDVYIQSQEAAYTVLRDVAAIFRGMTYWSDNKVNAIADMPSTIFRTFTNANIVGGKPSYSGGSIQNRYTQALVSFTNIDNHSNDDVEPIADLKLQRRYGVRKLELSAIGCTRRTEANRRGRWALLTNANDRMISFATGLEGAIPSPGHIIAVADSSLAGHNTGGRISSVEGRKITLDRTTSIKAGDRLIVNLPNGGSEGRTVTAVNKKVVTVSVEYSQVPQKEAVWVVDSDDLAIQLYRVINISDNGDNTYTINGTIHNPDNYNHIDSGARIDERPITIIPPNVQPAPKNVRISSYSQVDQGIAFTTLRVDWEAAESAIAYEAEWRRDNGNWINAPRTSTLGFEVNGIYAGRYQVRVRAINASEISSVWASAEETQLNGKEGNPPKPLNLRATSEVWGITLDWGFDVNTSDSLKTELQYSPENTADSMQLLADVPYPLKSYRMSGLKAGVRFYFRARLMDKSGNQSEWTSFVLGESSTDVEGILDAVGDKFLSNEAGQQMQEQIDFNQGNVQLQLEQAAEATLNNTMMLNQVSWRLFEEEGTRKSEIFRLEQVRVSDQEALARWQQQVKTDYEQTSSAVLKVQESLSTLEESTAKDISQVKAEIKQVDDKLGRWMPVLRSSQRRLLKSMRHRRSILKQQNPDLVIMKR is encoded by the coding sequence GTGGCGGTAGTTGCTGAGGTCATTGATGCCAAATTACGGTACCCGAACACCGCCCTGTTATTTATTACCTTTAACGCCCGTCAATTTAATAACCGTATCCCTAAAATCAGCGTACGCCCCAAAGGGGGAATACTGGTCAAGGTGCCAACGAATTATGACCCCATTAATCGGACCTATTCAGGGGTATGGGATGGCACCTTTAAATTAGCGGCAACGAATAATCCAGCATGGGTGTTTTATGATCTGGTGCTCAATAACCGTTACGGCTGCGGTGATCGCATCAAGGCCTCACAAGTTGAAAAGTGGGATTTATATAAAATTGCACAATATTGTGACGAGTTAGTCCCTGACGGACGAGGCGGTGACGGCAAGGAGCCCCGTTTCTTGTGTGATGTGTATATCCAATCACAAGAGGCCGCGTATACCGTATTACGGGATGTTGCGGCTATTTTCCGTGGTATGACCTACTGGTCGGATAATAAAGTGAATGCTATCGCTGATATGCCGTCCACTATTTTTCGTACGTTCACCAATGCCAATATCGTGGGGGGGAAGCCATCCTATTCCGGTGGTAGTATTCAGAATCGCTATACTCAAGCCTTAGTTTCGTTTACGAATATCGATAACCATAGCAATGATGATGTAGAGCCTATAGCAGACTTAAAGCTTCAGCGGCGCTATGGTGTTCGCAAATTGGAGTTATCGGCAATCGGGTGTACTCGTCGAACTGAAGCCAATCGTCGTGGACGCTGGGCGTTATTAACCAATGCCAATGATCGCATGATTTCTTTTGCTACCGGTTTAGAGGGTGCAATACCTTCTCCTGGTCATATTATTGCAGTGGCTGATTCATCACTTGCGGGTCACAATACGGGTGGCCGTATTTCATCCGTGGAGGGTCGTAAAATTACCCTCGATAGAACCACCTCAATTAAAGCCGGCGATCGCTTAATTGTAAACTTACCCAATGGCGGTTCAGAGGGGCGAACAGTTACAGCCGTAAATAAAAAGGTGGTGACGGTTTCTGTTGAGTATTCACAAGTACCCCAAAAAGAAGCTGTGTGGGTAGTGGACTCTGACGACTTAGCGATCCAGTTGTACCGGGTCATTAACATCAGCGATAATGGTGATAATACCTACACCATTAACGGTACCATTCATAACCCTGACAATTATAACCATATTGACTCAGGGGCGCGTATTGATGAGCGGCCAATTACGATTATCCCACCTAATGTGCAGCCAGCACCGAAAAACGTGCGTATTTCCTCTTATTCTCAAGTAGACCAAGGTATTGCATTCACCACATTGCGTGTTGATTGGGAAGCTGCTGAAAGTGCGATTGCGTATGAAGCTGAATGGCGTCGAGATAACGGTAACTGGATAAATGCCCCGCGTACATCAACGCTGGGTTTTGAAGTTAATGGTATTTATGCGGGCCGTTATCAAGTTCGCGTACGGGCGATTAATGCGTCTGAGATTTCCAGCGTGTGGGCCAGTGCGGAAGAAACTCAGCTCAACGGTAAAGAAGGTAATCCACCGAAGCCGCTTAATCTACGTGCAACCTCAGAGGTTTGGGGCATTACATTGGATTGGGGCTTTGATGTAAATACCAGCGATTCACTCAAAACAGAGCTGCAGTATTCACCTGAAAATACCGCTGATTCTATGCAGTTGCTGGCAGATGTACCTTATCCTCTGAAATCCTATCGTATGTCAGGTCTTAAAGCGGGTGTGCGCTTCTATTTTCGTGCAAGGCTGATGGATAAAAGCGGTAATCAATCGGAATGGACAAGCTTTGTTTTAGGGGAATCATCAACAGATGTTGAGGGTATTCTGGACGCGGTTGGCGACAAGTTCCTCAGCAATGAAGCCGGCCAGCAAATGCAGGAGCAAATCGACTTCAATCAAGGAAATGTTCAACTGCAACTTGAGCAAGCAGCCGAAGCGACACTTAACAACACAATGATGTTAAATCAAGTCTCATGGCGCTTATTCGAAGAAGAGGGCACGCGTAAATCTGAAATATTCCGACTTGAACAAGTGAGAGTATCAGACCAGGAGGCGCTAGCACGCTGGCAACAGCAGGTTAAAACCGACTACGAGCAAACCTCATCGGCTGTTCTAAAAGTGCAAGAGTCATTATCAACACTTGAGGAGTCAACAGCGAAAGATATTTCACAGGTCAAAGCTGAGATTAAACAAGTTGATGACAAGCTAGGCCGATGGATGCCCGTATTACGGAGCAGTCAGAGGCGATTGCTAAAATCGATGAGACACAGACGAAGCATATTGAAACAGCAGAATCCCGATTTAGTGATAATGAAGCGTTAA
- the umuD_1 gene encoding DNA polymerase V subunit UmuD gives MKLRLIETDDLLASFPIFLDRVPAGFPSPAADYVEDRINLNSALIKHPESTYMLRVEGNSMIDANINDGDVVIVDSAVTAKEGDIVIASFEGEFTVKKLHLNPPMLLPMNPAYSPIIINDEQDFQIFGVVTYIIHRAQ, from the coding sequence ATGAAATTAAGACTAATTGAAACAGATGATTTACTAGCAAGCTTCCCTATCTTTCTTGACCGAGTGCCAGCAGGTTTTCCATCACCCGCTGCGGACTATGTTGAAGACCGCATAAATTTAAATAGCGCCCTCATTAAACACCCTGAAAGCACATATATGCTCAGGGTCGAAGGCAATTCAATGATTGATGCGAATATTAATGATGGTGATGTTGTTATTGTTGACAGCGCGGTCACAGCAAAAGAGGGAGATATCGTTATAGCTAGCTTCGAGGGCGAGTTTACGGTCAAGAAACTACACCTCAACCCACCTATGTTACTTCCAATGAATCCCGCTTATTCACCGATCATTATCAACGATGAGCAGGATTTTCAAATATTTGGTGTTGTCACCTACATTATTCATCGGGCTCAATAA
- the aseR_1 gene encoding HTH-type transcriptional repressor AseR, which produces MLQPVQLFKILSDETRLAIVMILQESGELCVCDICATISESQPKVSRHMAILREAGLVLDRREGKWIHYRLSPHIPAWAAETITTSWQCMREDVREWLDKSACTSC; this is translated from the coding sequence ATGCTACAACCTGTTCAGCTTTTCAAAATCCTGTCGGATGAAACCCGGCTCGCCATCGTCATGATTCTCCAGGAGTCGGGAGAACTATGCGTCTGTGATATCTGCGCAACCATTTCCGAATCGCAGCCCAAAGTCTCGCGACATATGGCTATTCTTCGCGAGGCTGGGTTGGTTCTAGATCGTCGTGAAGGCAAATGGATCCACTATCGTCTGTCACCCCACATACCGGCATGGGCAGCTGAGACAATCACAACGTCCTGGCAGTGTATGCGAGAGGATGTGCGTGAATGGCTGGATAAATCAGCCTGCACCTCCTGTTAA
- the umuC_1 gene encoding DNA polymerase V subunit UmuC gives MFALVDVNSFYASCEKVFRPDLAGKPVIVLSNNDGCVIARSSEAKKLGVKMGELYYERHSFYRQNNINIFSSNYVLYADMSNRIMSLLSTFAPRLEIYSIDEAFLDFAGMNSTFNLEEYGREIQSTILQNTHLPVGIGIGPTKTLAKLANHAAKTWRKTGGVVELSCKQRQRKLLSLIPIEEVWVLAVEYRQN, from the coding sequence ATGTTTGCGCTTGTTGATGTAAATAGTTTTTATGCAAGTTGTGAGAAAGTCTTTAGGCCAGATCTGGCAGGGAAGCCAGTAATTGTTTTGAGTAATAATGATGGCTGCGTAATTGCACGTTCATCAGAAGCGAAAAAACTTGGCGTAAAGATGGGTGAACTATATTACGAGCGCCACAGTTTTTATAGGCAAAACAACATCAATATATTTAGTTCTAACTACGTACTTTATGCGGATATGAGTAATAGGATCATGTCACTATTGTCAACATTTGCACCCCGCCTAGAAATCTATTCAATCGATGAGGCCTTTCTTGATTTTGCAGGTATGAATAGTACCTTTAATCTTGAGGAATACGGCCGTGAAATTCAATCAACTATCCTCCAAAACACTCACCTCCCTGTAGGTATCGGTATTGGCCCTACAAAAACTTTAGCTAAACTAGCTAACCATGCGGCAAAAACATGGAGAAAAACAGGTGGAGTTGTTGAACTCTCCTGCAAGCAACGGCAGCGAAAATTATTATCTCTTATCCCAATCGAAGAGGTGTGGGTATTGGCCGTAGAATATCGGCAAAATTAA
- a CDS encoding Helix-turn-helix domain, translating into MSNKTLGEFIKYLRLSQSISTSEIAKNLTISEVDYIKCENGEISVYVDDLMIIADILSVEESTLIEKYKE; encoded by the coding sequence ATGTCGAACAAAACTCTCGGTGAATTTATTAAGTACTTACGTTTATCTCAAAGCATATCAACATCGGAAATTGCAAAAAATCTCACTATTTCCGAGGTCGACTATATAAAGTGTGAAAATGGCGAAATATCTGTCTATGTAGACGACTTGATGATTATCGCAGATATATTGTCCGTTGAAGAATCAACTCTAATAGAAAAATATAAAGAATAG
- the azr_1 gene encoding NADPH azoreductase gives MEHFPALNSEYFDQHIAERLHMHEPPRILILYGSVRERSYSRFAAEEAGRLLTAMGAKVKLFNPSGLPLPDDAPDTHPKVTELRGLVRWCDGMVWCSPERHGAMSAVMKAQIDWIPLSEGAVRPSQGKTLAVMQVCGGSQSFNAVNQMRILGRWMRMFTIPNQSSVAKAWQEFDDNGRMKPSSWYDRIADVAEELFKVTLLLKGQTDYLADRYSERKESHQELSSRVNQDKI, from the coding sequence ATGGAACATTTTCCAGCTCTAAATAGTGAATACTTTGATCAACACATCGCCGAGCGCCTGCACATGCACGAGCCGCCGCGGATTCTGATCCTATATGGCTCAGTTAGAGAGCGCTCCTACAGCCGCTTTGCTGCGGAAGAAGCTGGTCGTCTGCTGACAGCGATGGGCGCAAAGGTAAAACTCTTTAACCCCTCAGGTTTACCCCTGCCGGATGATGCGCCAGATACGCATCCTAAAGTCACCGAGCTGCGCGGTCTGGTCAGATGGTGTGACGGGATGGTGTGGTGTTCTCCGGAACGGCACGGTGCTATGAGCGCAGTTATGAAGGCGCAGATTGACTGGATACCCTTAAGTGAAGGCGCGGTTCGTCCTTCGCAGGGCAAAACACTTGCGGTAATGCAGGTCTGCGGCGGTTCACAGTCCTTCAATGCTGTGAACCAGATGCGTATTCTGGGTCGCTGGATGCGGATGTTTACGATCCCCAACCAGTCCTCTGTAGCCAAGGCATGGCAAGAGTTCGACGATAACGGACGAATGAAACCTTCTTCATGGTATGACCGCATCGCCGATGTAGCCGAGGAGCTGTTTAAAGTCACGCTGCTGCTTAAGGGACAAACCGATTATCTTGCAGATCGTTACAGCGAGCGAAAGGAGAGCCATCAGGAGCTTTCATCCCGTGTAAATCAGGACAAAATATAA
- the umuC_2 gene encoding DNA polymerase V subunit UmuC, translating to MGINTALDLANAPVATIRKTFGVTLERTLRELNGEPCIELEEVRKIKQQILCSRSFGQKVLDIETMRKVVCDYAERAAEKLREEKQRCKIIGLFIQTSRHVSGEDYANSINIKLEYPSSDTRDIINAAMRGLNTIWRDGYRYYKAGIILSDFTDSDIAQLDMFSTQKPFRNSDELMKTLDAINKSGQGKVWFASKGGDSGYKMKREMLSPAYTTNFDELPVVKS from the coding sequence ATGGGTATAAATACCGCTCTGGATTTAGCGAATGCACCAGTAGCAACTATCCGTAAAACGTTTGGGGTTACCTTAGAAAGGACATTGAGAGAACTCAATGGTGAGCCATGTATTGAATTAGAAGAAGTCCGAAAAATTAAGCAGCAAATACTGTGCTCTCGTTCATTTGGCCAGAAAGTTTTAGATATAGAAACAATGCGTAAGGTTGTGTGTGATTATGCAGAACGTGCAGCAGAAAAATTAAGGGAAGAGAAGCAACGTTGCAAAATTATCGGATTATTTATTCAAACTAGCCGTCACGTATCAGGTGAAGATTACGCAAATAGCATTAATATAAAACTCGAATACCCCAGCAGTGACACCAGAGATATTATCAATGCAGCAATGCGCGGGTTAAATACTATTTGGCGTGACGGTTACCGGTATTATAAAGCAGGCATCATACTATCTGATTTTACTGATTCAGATATTGCTCAGCTTGATATGTTTTCAACACAAAAGCCATTTCGTAATAGCGATGAGTTAATGAAAACATTAGACGCCATTAATAAGAGCGGGCAGGGTAAAGTGTGGTTTGCAAGTAAGGGCGGTGATAGCGGATACAAAATGAAAAGAGAAATGTTGTCACCTGCTTACACGACAAATTTTGATGAATTGCCGGTGGTTAAAAGCTAA
- a CDS encoding NlpC/P60 family — protein sequence MITKKLTEAIFQHVKLEYPKEACGVICQKSRVKKYFPCSNLSDNPNEHFELSPEDYAIAEDWGEPIAIVHSHCGDGATTQLSEIDKLQCDATGLPWVIASWPEGDVRFIQPRSERELEGRPFVLGHADCWSLIMDYYRQKYGIELHNYSVDRHWWEEGENLYMDNYQTAGFVDVTGDPKEGDMIIMQVQAEVPNHAGVIVGGMLLHHLYGQLSRLVPYSDYWRDRTVKIVRRKELA from the coding sequence ATGATCACAAAGAAATTAACCGAGGCGATATTTCAGCATGTTAAGTTGGAATATCCCAAAGAGGCCTGTGGCGTTATTTGCCAAAAAAGCCGAGTCAAAAAATACTTCCCCTGCAGTAACCTTTCCGATAATCCCAACGAACATTTTGAACTTTCACCCGAAGACTATGCCATTGCTGAAGATTGGGGAGAGCCTATTGCAATTGTGCACAGCCATTGCGGGGATGGCGCTACGACTCAACTGAGCGAAATCGATAAATTACAGTGTGATGCGACAGGGCTACCGTGGGTGATTGCATCATGGCCAGAAGGTGACGTTCGATTCATTCAGCCTCGATCAGAGCGTGAATTAGAGGGGCGGCCATTTGTGCTGGGTCACGCAGATTGTTGGTCATTGATTATGGACTATTACCGACAAAAATACGGTATTGAGTTGCATAACTACAGTGTTGATAGGCATTGGTGGGAAGAAGGTGAAAACCTGTATATGGATAATTACCAGACAGCAGGTTTTGTTGATGTTACTGGCGATCCGAAAGAAGGCGACATGATTATCATGCAAGTACAAGCCGAGGTACCTAACCATGCAGGGGTGATAGTCGGTGGCATGTTACTTCATCATCTATATGGCCAACTGAGTCGACTTGTTCCCTACAGCGATTATTGGCGAGATCGAACGGTTAAAATTGTTCGGAGGAAAGAACTGGCATGA
- a CDS encoding Phage-related protein, which translates to MIETFTWCPRVNAQIDTTFRTKKAQFGDGYTQTAGDGINPRSDTPSFEFVGEEATIKQIVAFFDRHEGHKAFIFTPPLREKGLFRCEAYKTSALGAGVYSVSATFIEAFST; encoded by the coding sequence ATGATTGAAACGTTCACATGGTGCCCTCGTGTTAACGCCCAAATTGATACGACATTCAGAACCAAAAAAGCACAGTTCGGGGATGGGTATACACAAACGGCAGGTGATGGGATTAATCCACGTTCCGATACGCCATCATTTGAGTTCGTAGGCGAAGAGGCAACAATCAAACAGATTGTTGCCTTTTTTGATCGCCACGAGGGACATAAGGCATTTATCTTCACTCCGCCATTACGCGAAAAGGGGTTATTCCGTTGTGAGGCATACAAAACATCGGCATTAGGTGCGGGTGTTTATTCGGTATCAGCAACATTTATTGAGGCTTTCAGCACATGA